One window of Trifolium pratense cultivar HEN17-A07 linkage group LG5, ARS_RC_1.1, whole genome shotgun sequence genomic DNA carries:
- the LOC123885078 gene encoding protein DYAD-like, translating into MQCIPRSLTPQHNQFHLHSLSLSLSLSLSTQPILLFRKHRLIMEDSSYDADCDFVAAAQDLEEDDAHVDEGISLGAPEKFNVGRFYEIDHSNLPPDCPVEVKCVNIVMVSGTGEGQVYLRYPSLDSLCTHFNDQSFWKKIPELDEKYVIRVEFAIKTLCRSITYEEFTQRRNSWSFWASPTKENFQNHDSPVPVINDAATSLVSKQGSCWSELKFTVGMVQWGQRRQVRFFGRCEEKKVESLRKLHKEKGVTFAPREWTNKKKRTIVEEEMEAVKVAPFGVPRMTRECKKKQGVSCSSGAKKSTKAVNNTKEQQLVVYGKKKRKISIDRWSAERYKLAEESILNVLKEKEAVYGNPIMRPDLRSEARKYIGDTGLLDHLLKHMAGKVAPGGVERFRRRHNAEGLMEYWLESADLADIRKEIGVQDPYWTPPPGWKPGDSISPDHVTSNEIRKIKEEINKLKRDMQVLASKKEKEALVTVATPSSCLSSLNCKDYGSQVSKQEIYVELVHKKAKIEEQLREISLALNGMEDQLRKLNEPIMSESLTPQTLLLGPTSMTENIVEKTREKKNWNNYKETKSADTQMLGSRAVEDRATKITRLKSGFQICKPRGTFKWPNMSMSPRVVANLDEHTLVLTPGSASSSTTAPPKLISKSHTPNLPLSLPCPYSPVKPLAERRAVSNTTLACVTGPFSPPLETPKSTNTTTITKSSSSINLNETPLDQE; encoded by the exons atgcaatgcattCCTCGCTCGCTCACACCACAACACAACCAATTCcatcttcattctctctctctctctctctctctctctctctcaacacAACCAATTCTACTTTTCCGAAAACATCGTTTG ATTATGGAGGACAGTTCTTATGATGCTGATTGTGATTTCGTTGCTGCTGCTCAAGATTTG GAAGAGGACGACGCCCATGTCGACGAGGGCATAAGCTTAG GGGCTCCTGAGAAGTTTAATGTAGGTCGATTCTATGAAATTGACCATTCCAACCTTCCACCTGATTGTCCTGTTGAAGTAAAATGTGTGAACATTGTAATG GTCAGTGGCACAGGGGAGGGACAAGTATATCTGAGGTATCCAAGCCTCGACTCTCTTTGCACGCACTTCAACGACCAAAGCTTTTGGAAGAAAATCCCTGAACTTGATGAGAAGTATGTGATCAGAGTCGAATTCGCCATCAAAACACTTTGCAGGAGCATCACATACGAGGAATTTACTCAAAGAAGAAACTCATGGAGCTTCTGGGCCTCTCCTACTAAAGAAAACTTTCAAAACCATGACAGTCCAGTTCCAGTTATCAATGATGCAGCTACTAGTTTGGTTTCCAAGCAGGGTTCATGTTGGTCTGAACTCAAGTTCACGGTGGGTATGGTGCAGTGGGGCCAACGCCGGCAAGTTCGGTTCTTTGGCCGTTGTGAGGAGAAAAAGGTTGAATCTTTGCGTAAACTTCATAAGGAAAAAGGAGTTACTTTTGCACCCAGGGAATGGACTAATAAGAAGAAAAGAACGattgttgaagaagaaatggAGGCTGTAAAGGTGGCTCCTTTTGGAGTACCGAGGATGACTCGTGAATGCAAGAAAAAACAAGGTGTGAGTTGTAGCAGTGGGGCTAAAAAGTCTACAAAAGCAGTAAACAACACCAAGGAGCAACAACTCGTCGTTTATGGCAAAAAGAAGCGAAAAATATCTATTGACAGATGGTCTGCTGAGAG GTATAAGCTGGCCGAGGAGAGCATATTGAATGttttgaaggaaaaagaagCCGTGTATGGAAATCCAATAATGAGGCCAGACTTGAGATCAGAAGCACGAAAGTATATCGGTGACACAGGTTTACTTGATCATTTGCTGAAGCACATGGCTGGAAAAGTGGCACCTGGAGGAGTTGAAAGATTTAGAAGGCGGCACAATGCGGAAGGCTTAATGGAGTACTGGTTAGAGAGTGCTGATCTTGCTGATATAAGAAAGGAAATAGGTGTCCAAGACCCTTACTGGACTCCTCCCCCTGGATGGAAGCCTGGCGACAGCATTTCACCAGATCATGTTACTAGTAATGAAATCAGAAAGATAAAGGAGGAAATAAATAAGCTGAAACG AGATATGCAGGTGCTTgcatcaaagaaagaaaaggaagcaTTGGTCACTGTGGCTACTCCTAGTTCTTGTTTGTCAAGTTTGAATTGTAAGGACTATGGTTCTCAGGTTTCTAAGCAG gagatttatgtggagctgGTTCATAAAAAGGCTAAAATTGAAGAACAACTACGAGaaatttctctggctttgaaTGGCATGGAG GATCAACTGCGAAAGCTGAATGAACCAATAATGTCAGAATCATTGACACCACAAACGTTATTGCTAGGACCAACATCAATGACGGAAAACATTGTGGAGAAGACAAGGGAGAAGAAAAATTGGAACAAttacaaagaaacaaaatcagCAGACACACAAATGCTAGGAAGTAGAGCAGTAGAGGACAGGGCAACAAAGATAACAAGACTGAAAAGTGGTTTCCAAATTTGCAAACCAAGAGGGACCTTTAAGTGGCCAAATATGAGTATGTCTCCACGTGTTGTGGCCAACCTTGATGAACACACTTTGGTCCTAACCCCAGGCTCAGCTTCCTCTTCTACCACCGCACCTCCCAAGCTTATCTCCAAATCTCATACTCCTAACTTGCCATTGTCCCTACCATGCCCTTATTCTCCTGTTAAGCCACTGGCAGAGAGGCGCGCTGTGAGCAATACTACTTTGGCATGTGTCACAGGACCATTTTCCCCTCCATTAGAAACCCCAAAATCCACAAACACTACTACCATCACAAAAAGCAGTTCTTCTATTAACCTTAATGAGACTCCTCTGGACCAGGAGTGA
- the LOC123886320 gene encoding uncharacterized protein LOC123886320, with protein MEGIGLRNDRSPFSDAPRFDHDHCRNPRHSHSRDCYRARRDSWMKQRWRSCSVFPKHYRYQTADKTTGRRQYADDRSQQEFHVNCQRGGKWHRRVAAHERNDGMKLEALISRDGVKAHEGEGLGCNSEHEKHRLRKRGNDNLGTELKRYVSFYFTNFPYQLSNFYLRKGFKVCGMLEDVFLPKKRNRRGQPFGFVKFSNVRDVNKLLRALNKVNFGQFCVRARVASFDRYNYTAGQRMEKEWPSLSKGNDRPALREGRAEETRTENLKANGGCIEPMGTSVQKRAARDVDPDRGGSGESGAVRVGEVVVPLGARNENVMCVNDQVQKGAHTPSIPVLPEVTVKKIYLPSYKTEPDDVAWAQNGLVATIINGEAVPVVQSRIMDAGFNDVIIIPMGADKVFVRSSSGIDVKAIIDSAKEFFQIIFSSWTSWESHAQDYRRGAWVHLYGIPLQAWNENFFKLCVLDCGRFLRVEYGSVEKERIDFARVLIATPNLEIVNTVATVLVDGIQFEVKIVEEWGYTLGEDNCLFEEDNESVKSHSDHDEGQGDPEVRRHLDTMVENFAKGMEAEDDIGSQDNFELSHLRGGGEGGSKNVGEFGVNFPSRGEKHVVRGTGCDSVISPFSKGIQGSISICSPVNGSGRYDGNKGSDGSFPTLSNGNRAKSCPPGATRSMLSGPWS; from the exons ATGGAGGGGATTGGACTGAG GAACGATCGTTCTCCGTTCTCCGACGCACCACGCTTCGATCACGATCATTGCAGGAACCCTCGTCACAGCCACAGTCGTGATTGCTACCGAGCTCGCCGGGATTCATGGATGAAACAACGGTGGCGATCATGCTCTGTTTTTCCTAAACACTACCGGTACCAGACGGCGGACAAAACTACAGGACGGCGGCAGTACGCGGATGATCGGAGCCAGCAGGAGTTTCATGTCAACTGTCAGAGGGGTGGGAAATGGCATAGGCGTGTAGCAGCTCATGAGAGAAACGATGGGATGAAGCTTGAAGCATTGATCAGCCGTGATGGTGTGAAAGCTCACGAGGGAGAAGGCTTAGGCTGTAACAGTGAGCATGAGAAACATAGGCTTAGGAAAAGAGGTAATGATAATTTGGGAACGGAGCTCAAACGGTACGTTTcgttttattttacaaatttcCCGTACCAATTATCAAacttctatcttagaaaaggCTTCAAAGTATGTGGTATGCTGGAAGATGTTTTCCTTCCCAAAAAGAGAAATAGACGGGGCCAACCCTTTGGTTTTGTCAAATTCTCCAACGTGAGGGACGTTAATAAATTGTTACGTGCTTTGAATAAAGTTAATTTTGGCCAATTCTGTGTTCGCGCTAGAGTAGCCAGTTTTGACCGCTATAATTATACGGCAGGGCAAAGAATGGAGAAAGAGTGGCCTAGTTTGTCGAAGGGTAATGATAGGCCAGCTTTGCGAGAGGGTAGAGCCGAAGAAACGCGAACAGAGAATTTAAAAGCCAATGGAGGATGTATTGAACCTATGGGAACGTCGGTTCAGAAAAGAGCTGCTAGGGACGTTGACCCCGATAGAGGAGGTTCTGGAGAATCAGGGGCTGTCCGGGTAGGAGAGGTTGTGGTCCCGTTAGGTGCACGTAACGAGAATGTAATGTGCGTTAATGACCAGGTGCAGAAAGGGGCACATACACCGAGTATTCCTGTTTTACCGGAAGTAACCGTTAAGAAGATATATTTGCCAAGCTACAAAACGGAACCTGACGATGTGGCCTGGGCGCAAAATGGTTTAGTGGCGACTATTATTAATGGTGAGGCGGTTCCAGTTGTGCAGAGTAGAATAATGGATGCAGGTTTTAACGATGTCATTATCATCCCAATGGGGGCTGATAAGGTTTTCGTCCGGAGCTCGTCAGGAATCGATGTGAAGGCAATCATCGACTCGGCTAAAGAGTTCTTTCAGATTATTTTCTCGAGCTGGACGTCCTGGGAAAGCCATGCGCAGGATTACAGAAGAGGCGCCTGGGTGCATTTGTATGGTATCCCACTGCAAGCCTGGAACGAGAATTTCTTCAAGTTATGCGTTCTTGATTGTGGCAGGTTCTTACGAGTGGAATATGGCTCAGTGGAAAAGGAACGCATTGATTTTGCTCGTGTTTTGATAGCAACACCTAATTTGGAAATTGTCAACACAGTCGCGACTGTTTTGGTGGACGGTATTCAGTTTGAGGTGAAAATAGTGGAGGAATGGGGTTATACTCTAGGGGAGGATAACTGTCTTTTTGAGGAAGACAACGAGTCTGTGAAGTCTCACTCCGATCATGACGAGGGTCAGGGTGACCCGGAAGTTCGCCGTCATCTTGACACTATGGTTGAGAATTTTGCAAAAGGAATGGAGGCAGAAGATGACATAGGATCTCAGGATAATTTTGAGTTATCTCACTTGCGAGGAGGCGGGGAGGGGGGGAGCAAGAATGTTGGAGAGTTTGGAGTAAACTTTCCTTCAAGGGGGGAAAAGCATGTTGTTAGAGGTACAGGATGCGACTCTGTGATTTCTCCTTTTTCGAAGGGAATTCAGGGCAGTATATCTATTTGCTCGCCAGTTAATGGAAGTGGACGCTATGACGGTAACAAAGGGAGTGATGGGTCATTCCCGACTCTATCTAATGGTAACCGTGCAAAATCTTGCCCACCAGGTGCGACACGTTCTATGTTATCGGGGCCATGGAGTTAG
- the LOC123885075 gene encoding 18.1 kDa class I heat shock protein-like produces the protein MSLFPTSNFGRRRSEPQQNHHNQTWHNPSYQQKHGYETHLTTTAFYNVPSPILNTHIEWKETHEAYKAHLPGLKRNDVRVEVDDDRVLCIICEKSASGHFVHRVTLPENSKVDHVKTYMDNGVLTIHVPKHRIGNNRVRNVQISLQISHG, from the coding sequence atgtctctCTTTCCCACAAGCAACTTTGGTCGAAGAAGATCAGAACcacaacaaaatcatcataacCAAACATGGCACAACCCATCATACCAACAAAAACATGGTTATGAAACTCATTTAACAACAACAGCTTTCTACAACGTACCATCACCAATTCTTAACACTCACATAGAGTGGAAAGAAACTCATGAAGCTTACAAAGCACATCTTCCGGGACTCAAGCGAAACGATGTTCGAGTTGAAGTTGATGATGATAGAGTACTATGTATCATTTGTGAGAAGAGTGCTAGTGGTCATTTTGTTCATCGTGTTACTTTGCCTGAGAATTCTAAGGTTGATCATGTTAAGACTTATATGGATAATGGTGTGCTCACTATTCATGTTCCTAAGCATAGAATTGGGAACAATCGTGTTAGGAATGTTCAAATTTCTCTTCAAATTTCTCATGGGTGA
- the LOC123886319 gene encoding gibberellin 20-oxidase-like protein gives MSNSYLYVDLPIIDIYEPLQSSSLTTLSKSCKDWGFFHIINHEISKDLCNQLHSLSKLIFNLPSDTKLKLGPFSSIKSYTPHFIASPFFESLRVDGPNFYVSAKSSEDVLFEKQNSKFR, from the coding sequence ATGTCCAATTCATATCTTTATGTTGATCTTCCTATTATAGACATTTATGAACCATTACAATCATCTTCTTTAACAACTCTCTCTAAATCTTGCAAAGATTGGGGATTTTTCCACATAATTAATCATGAGATATCAAAAGATCTTTGTAACCAACTTCATTCATTATCTAAATTAATCTTTAATCTTCCTTCTGATACTAAGCTTAAACTTGGTCCTTTCTCTTCTATAAAATCTTACACACCTCACTTCATTGCTTCTCCATTCTTTGAAAGCCTTAGAGTTGATGGACCTAACTTCTATGTATCTGCTAAGAGTTCTGAAGATGTTTTGTTTGAGAAACAGAATTCTAAATTCAGGTAA